The following is a genomic window from Armatimonadota bacterium.
GCCGCCGCTCGTCATGAGCGCGATGCGTTTGACTGGTTGCTTCCCTTTGCGCGCGCTCACTTGAACGTCGTCTTGATCTCTTCGTACAGTTCGTGAGGCACCGTCTTCAGCTCAGCCACGGCATCCTCCAGGGGGACGCCGATGAACTGATTGCTCGTCAGCGACGACATGTAGCCGAACTTGCCCTCGTGAACCAGATCCACGGCTCGAATGCCCAGTCGAGTGGCTAGCATGCGATCGAACGCGGTAGGCGCTCCACCGCGGACGATGTGCCCGAGCACCGCCAGCCGCGTCTCAAAGCCGGTACGCTCCTCGACCTCCTTGGCGACGAATTCGCCGACGCCGCGCTGACGCAAGATGACGTGCCCGAAGTCGTCCGTGGTCGCGGTGCTTTGCTCAGCCTCGGTGATCTCCACGCCTTCGGACACGACGATCAGACCGAAGTTCCTTCCGCGCTCGCGCAGGTGCGCGATGTGGGCGCACATCTCGTCAAGGTCGAGGGTCACCTCGGGGATAAGGATCCAATCCGCACCCCCCGCGACGCCGGCCTCGAGAGCGACCCAGCCGGCGTGCCGTCCCATGACCTCCAGCACCATCACGCGCCGATGGGAGCGCGCCGTGTCGCGAAGCCGGTCCGCGGCATCGGTCGCGACCTCTGCGGCGCTGTCGAAACCGAACGTGTAGTCCGTGCAATTGAGGTCGTTGTCCATGGTCTTCGGAATGCCGACGGTCTTCACGCCCAGCGCGAACAGCTTGTGCGCCACGCCGAGCGTGTCTTCCCCGCCGAGGGCAACGATGACGTCGAGCTTGAGTTCCTCGATGTTGCGCAGGACGGCTTGGAGATCCTCGTCGCGCTTGAAAGGGTTGGTGCGAGACGATTCGAGGATGGTGCCGCCGCGCGAGATGATGTCCTCGACCATTTCCAGCGTGAGCGGACACGTATCGTTGTCAATGAGCCCGGCCCAACCGAGCTTGATACCCACGCACTCGTCGCCGAAGTCCATGGCGCGCATCACCACTGCGCGCAGAGCTGGATTGAGACCGGGGCAGTCTCCTCCCCCAGTCAGCACACCCAATCGCATTTCCGTACTCCTCCCTTAGATCACAAAGACGCTACCGCGTCCCCGACTCCGCGCCGTCTCCCGCGCTTCCCGCCATCAGCTCGCGCAGCGCGCGCTCGTCCGCCGGTCGCGTGAGGGCGATGACGCAGTCACCCTCCTCCAAGCGGGTGGTACCGCTGGGAAGTACGATCTGGTCGCCGCGAATAACCACGGCCACTACGGAATCGCCGGGAAGGTGTATATCCTTCAACGCGCGGTTGACGACCGGGGACTGCGCCGTCAAATCAGCTTCAACGATCTCGATGTTCCCTCGCTTCAGTGCCGTGAGCGGCACGACCTGTCCGGTGTCAACCTCCTGCTCGATGAGGCTGTAGATGATCTTGGTGCTGGCGAGGGTCGCATCTATCCCGAGCAGGCGAAATATCTCTTCGTTGCGCGGGTCGTTGACGCGAGCGATGGTACGCTTGACGTCGAAGTGCCGCTTCGCCATCTGGCAGATGACCAAGTTGTCCTCGTCGTCGCCGGTGACGGCCACCACCGCTTCCGCGCGGCCCATGCCGGCCTCTGACATCACCCGGACCTCGCAGCCGTCGCCGGCCATCGCCACCTCGCCAAGTTCCTCCGCGAGCAGCTCCGCGTGGCGCCGATCCTTCTCGATCAGCAGCACCTCGCGCCCCTCGCTGAGCAAGGTCTTAGTCAAGTAATACCCGACCTTGCCGCCCCCGACCACGATGACGTACATCAACGCACCTCCTCGGGTCTAGCGCCCGAGTTCGCTCGTCAGTCGCGCGTATTCCTCGTAGCTCCGCACCGGCTGCTCCGTGATCAGGTCTCTGACGATACCCGCGCCGACCGCGGTGGAGCAGAAAGTCGCCATGCCCATCTTCCCGTACTCCTCGGCCCGAATCGGGTCATAGATTCGCGCCATCACCCTCGGGACGCCGAACTTTTCCTTGGCGATCTGCGCCGCCATGATGTTCGTGTTATCCCCGTTGGTGACCGAAACGAAAGCGTCGGCGTTCTGTACGCCCGCTCGCCGCAGGATGTCTTCGTCAATCCCATTGCCGACCACGCGCTGCCCGCCGAAATCTGAACCGAGCCGCCGGAATGCGTTACTATCCCGGTCCAGGATAGTGACCTCGTGATTCTCGCGAGACATCAGTGTGGCGAGCGCAGAGCCCACCCGGCCGCAGCCGAGGATGAGGATCTTCATCGCACCTGCCTCAACGTATTCCCGCCATTAGGAGAGGGCCGCCGTGCCGCGGAGAACCGAACTCCAGCTTCACACCGGGAGGGAGTATCCCGGGTAAACCAACCGTTCCGCCGGCCCTCCCGTGAAGGCCAGGCTCCCGACAGCCCCCGGTCGGCGGTCAGTAGCCCGCCCGGCATCCCCGCGCCGACAGTGCGCCGTCCGAGGCCACACCCCTGCGGAACGCCGAGTCTCGTCGGTCGCATCTGCCCGCCGGGGCCGTTATCCGCTTATAGAGTCTCGTGTATTACCGCAGCGCCCGTAATACACGTAGACTCTTCCGGACGAGGTTCGTTCGGGAGGTGCCCCGCCATCCCTTGCGTCCTTCCCTAATACACGAACCTCGGTAGTACGCCCGGCTGGAGGCCAACGGCCCGGCCAATCCCGCCGGTTCGGCGGCCAACCATCGAGGTAGCATTATAAGCGTTTGCGCCCATGCACGCAAGTGCCGGCGCGCGCCGCCGGGCCGGCGCAGTCCGGCCTGCGTGCCCTGCTGTCCCGCACCGCATCGGCACACCCCGTCACTTGCAGGAGTCACGTTGAAACCGACGAATGCAACGGGAGGCATGCGACCATCCCCGAGATCCAAAGCCGGCGCGCCGGCGCGTCTTTCAACGCGCGCGCTGGTCGTGATCCTAGTCGGCTACCTGGTGCTCGCCGCAGTCTACTCATTCGCCACCCGCCTGCGCTGGGGCCCCGACGAGCCGGGTCACATCGCCTACATCGAGTCGCTTGCACTGGATGCGAGATTCCCCACCCTCGGCGAGGCCGACGTCTACCGCCCCGGTGCGGCGGTGTCTCATCAGGTGCAGCATCCGCCGTTGTATTACCTGGTCGCCGCCGGCGTATATCGGGCCGTGCTGTTTCTGCCCGAAGATGCGCGGATCAGAGCCCTGCGTCTGTTCTCCGCGGTGCTGGGCCTGGCTGCGCTGTGGTTCCTGTGGTCGCTCGCCAGCCTGATGTTCCGGGAGGACAACTCAAGCCGCCTAGCCGCAGTGGCGGCACTCGCTTTCCTCCCCCTGTTCGGCTATATGACGGCGGTGGTGAATAACGACGCCCTCGTTGTGCTGCTCGTGTCCGCAGTATTCCACACCATGGTGACGATCATGGCGGGCAACGACGCGCCCCGGCGGTGGGTCTTGCTGGGTGTTCTGACAGGGCTGGCAATCCTATCAAAGGAGGTCGCCCTGGCCCTGCTGCCGGTGCTTGTCATTGGCATGCTGCTTCCGCGGGGGGCGGAGGGGCCGCGGCTTCGCCGACGCCTGACGGGGCTCGGCGTAGCGATGGTGCCGGCCCTCCTCATCCCATCTACCTGGT
Proteins encoded in this region:
- a CDS encoding 6-phosphofructokinase, whose amino-acid sequence is MRLGVLTGGGDCPGLNPALRAVVMRAMDFGDECVGIKLGWAGLIDNDTCPLTLEMVEDIISRGGTILESSRTNPFKRDEDLQAVLRNIEELKLDVIVALGGEDTLGVAHKLFALGVKTVGIPKTMDNDLNCTDYTFGFDSAAEVATDAADRLRDTARSHRRVMVLEVMGRHAGWVALEAGVAGGADWILIPEVTLDLDEMCAHIAHLRERGRNFGLIVVSEGVEITEAEQSTATTDDFGHVILRQRGVGEFVAKEVEERTGFETRLAVLGHIVRGGAPTAFDRMLATRLGIRAVDLVHEGKFGYMSSLTSNQFIGVPLEDAVAELKTVPHELYEEIKTTFK
- a CDS encoding NAD-binding protein, which encodes MYVIVVGGGKVGYYLTKTLLSEGREVLLIEKDRRHAELLAEELGEVAMAGDGCEVRVMSEAGMGRAEAVVAVTGDDEDNLVICQMAKRHFDVKRTIARVNDPRNEEIFRLLGIDATLASTKIIYSLIEQEVDTGQVVPLTALKRGNIEIVEADLTAQSPVVNRALKDIHLPGDSVVAVVIRGDQIVLPSGTTRLEEGDCVIALTRPADERALRELMAGSAGDGAESGTR
- a CDS encoding TrkA family potassium uptake protein, which gives rise to MKILILGCGRVGSALATLMSRENHEVTILDRDSNAFRRLGSDFGGQRVVGNGIDEDILRRAGVQNADAFVSVTNGDNTNIMAAQIAKEKFGVPRVMARIYDPIRAEEYGKMGMATFCSTAVGAGIVRDLITEQPVRSYEEYARLTSELGR
- a CDS encoding glycosyltransferase family 39 protein, with translation MILVGYLVLAAVYSFATRLRWGPDEPGHIAYIESLALDARFPTLGEADVYRPGAAVSHQVQHPPLYYLVAAGVYRAVLFLPEDARIRALRLFSAVLGLAALWFLWSLASLMFREDNSSRLAAVAALAFLPLFGYMTAVVNNDALVVLLVSAVFHTMVTIMAGNDAPRRWVLLGVLTGLAILSKEVALALLPVLVIGMLLPRGAEGPRLRRRLTGLGVAMVPALLIPSTWWIRNFVLFGQPMVYAYVKPPFENTAEMLANPYLALSVASIWAKLSFLTLWAPYWAIREVIPRSPYLALTGVVCAVALIGLILLVTDHLRGAARLDRVPAQAMGLMMAFAVLVAAGVLRYTLLVDYRTVEGGRYMLVTWPYLAILGIAGWAHLAGRSRRAVLLGLAAVWLVADLIVLLAVGRTYAAW